In one window of Pseudoalteromonas espejiana DSM 9414 DNA:
- a CDS encoding energy transducer TonB has translation MKKLLLALSLASTFTHLSVSADDFVPAQVINKNYDQLTNTSPRASRLEGINLSSYVVDENGQVSDIEIVATAGQKKYQREAIDYVSKLNYKSAQLNGGAVSSAKTITVSSQNVHASFSNDQASPGFFNDYEKASQLIDEKKFDEAKTYITELENEHTKNTVEIVLLAWLKSQHSYFVQDWKSFDEHIYEAFLFRGNLPDQIKKRVIKNALQWFISKQDYVRAYDAIEALGDIESITFSEQNKAQLLAQVNDIYKNSGDINQQILLESEQAVLPLLSKSEVELKTDKPLSKVQLRCENKVVDYDTSAIDKIVISKNDVRCGLLLKSAQAQTVTIKQSGESFL, from the coding sequence ATGAAAAAACTTTTACTCGCACTTTCTCTAGCTTCAACCTTTACTCATCTATCAGTTTCAGCAGATGACTTTGTACCAGCACAGGTGATAAATAAAAATTACGACCAGCTCACTAATACGTCACCGCGTGCATCAAGGTTAGAAGGCATTAATTTAAGCAGCTACGTGGTTGATGAAAACGGGCAGGTAAGTGATATCGAAATTGTGGCCACGGCAGGGCAAAAAAAATATCAGCGAGAAGCTATCGATTACGTTTCTAAACTTAATTATAAAAGTGCACAACTTAATGGCGGCGCTGTTTCTTCAGCTAAAACTATTACGGTAAGCTCACAAAATGTACACGCTAGTTTTTCTAATGATCAGGCATCTCCAGGGTTTTTCAACGATTATGAGAAAGCCAGCCAGCTTATTGATGAGAAAAAGTTCGATGAAGCTAAAACGTATATTACTGAGCTTGAAAACGAGCATACTAAAAATACGGTTGAAATAGTTTTACTCGCGTGGCTTAAAAGTCAGCACAGCTACTTTGTACAAGACTGGAAAAGCTTTGATGAGCATATTTATGAAGCGTTTTTATTTAGGGGTAACTTACCCGATCAAATTAAAAAGCGAGTGATTAAAAATGCACTACAGTGGTTTATATCAAAGCAAGACTATGTGCGCGCTTATGATGCGATTGAGGCATTGGGCGATATAGAATCTATAACCTTTTCAGAGCAAAATAAAGCACAGTTATTAGCGCAAGTGAACGATATATATAAAAATTCGGGTGATATAAATCAGCAAATATTGCTTGAGTCTGAGCAGGCTGTTTTACCTTTATTATCTAAAAGTGAAGTTGAACTAAAAACTGACAAGCCTTTATCTAAAGTACAGCTTCGCTGTGAAAATAAAGTAGTGGATTACGATACAAGCGCTATTGATAAAATTGTAATTTCGAAAAACGATGTTCGCTGTGGACTGTTATTGAAAAGTGCTCAGGCTCAAACAGTTACAATTAAACAAAGTGGTGAAAGTTTTTTATAA
- a CDS encoding S-(hydroxymethyl)glutathione dehydrogenase/class III alcohol dehydrogenase: MSEFIKSKAAIAWGPNQPLSVEEVDVMMPKKGEVMVKITATGVCHTDAFTLSGEDPEGIFPAILGHEGAGVVYAVGEGVTSVEVGDHVIPLYTAECGVCKMCTSGKTNLCSAVRETQGKGLMPDGTTRFFKDGQPIYHYMGCSTFSEYTVLPEISLAKVNKEASLEEICLLGCGVTTGMGAVTNTADVKPGDTVAIFGLGGIGLSAIIGAKMAGAGRIIGVDINTSKFDLATKLGATDLINPKDFDKPVQEVIVEMTDGGVDYSFECIGNVDVMRSALECCHKGWGESVIIGVAGAGQEISTRPFQLVTGRVWRGSAFGGVKGRSQLPEIVERYMAGEFALNDFITHTMSLEQINDSFDLMHEGKSIRTVIHY; the protein is encoded by the coding sequence ATGTCTGAATTTATAAAATCAAAAGCGGCAATTGCTTGGGGCCCTAACCAACCATTAAGCGTAGAAGAAGTTGATGTGATGATGCCTAAAAAAGGCGAAGTAATGGTAAAAATTACCGCTACTGGCGTTTGTCATACCGATGCATTTACTTTATCGGGTGAAGATCCTGAAGGTATATTCCCAGCTATTTTAGGCCACGAAGGCGCAGGCGTTGTATACGCAGTTGGCGAAGGTGTAACAAGTGTTGAAGTCGGCGATCATGTCATTCCTTTATACACAGCTGAATGTGGCGTTTGTAAAATGTGTACATCTGGCAAAACTAACTTGTGCTCAGCAGTACGAGAAACCCAAGGTAAAGGCTTAATGCCAGATGGCACAACACGCTTTTTTAAAGACGGCCAGCCAATTTACCACTACATGGGTTGCTCAACGTTTTCTGAGTACACAGTACTTCCAGAAATTTCACTAGCCAAAGTAAACAAAGAAGCGTCGCTTGAAGAAATTTGTTTATTAGGGTGTGGTGTAACAACAGGTATGGGTGCTGTAACAAATACGGCAGACGTTAAACCTGGCGATACAGTCGCAATTTTTGGCCTAGGTGGTATTGGTTTATCAGCAATTATTGGTGCAAAAATGGCAGGAGCTGGTCGTATTATTGGTGTTGATATTAACACCAGTAAATTTGACCTTGCGACAAAACTTGGCGCAACAGATTTAATAAACCCTAAAGATTTCGATAAGCCAGTTCAAGAAGTGATTGTTGAAATGACTGACGGTGGCGTTGACTACTCGTTTGAATGTATTGGTAATGTTGATGTAATGCGCTCTGCACTTGAGTGTTGTCATAAAGGTTGGGGTGAGTCGGTAATTATTGGTGTAGCTGGTGCTGGCCAAGAAATTTCTACTCGTCCTTTCCAACTTGTTACTGGTCGTGTATGGCGTGGTAGTGCATTTGGTGGCGTTAAAGGTCGCTCGCAACTTCCTGAAATAGTTGAGCGCTACATGGCGGGTGAATTTGCGTTAAACGACTTTATTACTCATACAATGAGCCTTGAACAAATTAACGACTCATTTGATTTAATGCACGAAGGTAAAAGCATTCGTACAGTAATTCATTACTAA
- a CDS encoding DUF1456 family protein, protein MTNNDILRRLRYTFNLTDTAMVDIFAAAEATVTTEQVIAWLTKEGDEGFVKISDTEFATFLNGFINTKRGKRDGEQPLPESKLNNNIIFMKLRIALNMKAEDVIATLALVDFDLSKHELSAFSRKVENKHYRVCNDQILRLFLTGVQQQYRPAE, encoded by the coding sequence TTGACAAATAACGATATTTTACGCCGCCTTCGCTATACCTTTAATTTAACAGATACAGCCATGGTTGATATTTTTGCTGCAGCAGAGGCTACAGTGACAACTGAACAAGTCATTGCATGGTTAACTAAAGAGGGCGATGAAGGCTTTGTAAAAATTTCTGACACTGAGTTTGCAACCTTTTTAAATGGCTTTATAAATACCAAACGCGGCAAGCGTGACGGCGAACAACCACTACCAGAAAGTAAGCTAAATAATAATATTATTTTTATGAAGCTGCGTATTGCGCTAAACATGAAAGCAGAAGATGTAATAGCAACGCTTGCGCTTGTTGACTTTGATTTAAGTAAACACGAATTAAGTGCGTTTTCTCGTAAAGTAGAAAACAAGCATTACCGTGTGTGTAACGATCAAATACTGCGTTTGTTTTTAACAGGCGTTCAGCAGCAATACCGCCCTGCAGAGTAA
- the fghA gene encoding S-formylglutathione hydrolase, translated as MLENISSTKVAGGWHKQYTHPATSTHCTMRFAVFLPPGASETNKVPVLYWLSGLTCTDENFMQKAGAFKKAAELGIAIVAPDTSPRGDNVPNDDNYDFGQGAGFYVNATQAPFNTHFNMYDYVVDELPVLIEQHFPVTSTKAISGHSMGGHGALMIALKNPQAYVSASAFSPIVNPIDCPWGVKAFTGYLGKDKTLWAQYDTCELMKKAKQDEFIPMLATQGDADGFLEEQLKPQNLVAVANNKGYPLTLEMQAGYDHSYFFISTFIDQHLLFHSQFLTA; from the coding sequence ATGTTAGAGAATATCTCAAGTACAAAAGTAGCTGGTGGTTGGCATAAGCAATATACTCACCCAGCAACAAGTACACATTGCACTATGCGCTTTGCGGTATTTTTACCACCAGGTGCAAGCGAAACAAACAAAGTCCCTGTGCTTTATTGGCTATCGGGTTTAACCTGTACAGACGAAAACTTTATGCAAAAAGCGGGCGCGTTTAAAAAAGCTGCCGAGCTAGGAATTGCAATAGTTGCACCCGATACAAGCCCGCGTGGCGATAACGTACCCAATGATGATAATTACGACTTTGGTCAAGGTGCTGGCTTTTATGTAAATGCAACGCAAGCACCTTTTAATACACATTTTAATATGTACGACTACGTGGTTGACGAGCTCCCAGTACTTATAGAGCAGCACTTTCCGGTAACAAGTACTAAAGCAATTAGTGGTCACTCTATGGGCGGACACGGCGCATTAATGATCGCGCTTAAAAACCCACAAGCGTATGTCAGTGCCTCTGCATTTAGCCCTATTGTAAACCCAATTGATTGCCCATGGGGCGTTAAAGCGTTTACAGGGTATTTAGGTAAAGATAAAACCCTTTGGGCGCAATACGATACCTGCGAATTGATGAAAAAAGCGAAGCAAGATGAGTTTATTCCAATGCTTGCCACGCAAGGCGATGCTGATGGCTTTTTAGAAGAGCAACTTAAACCACAAAATTTAGTGGCAGTTGCTAATAACAAAGGCTATCCGCTCACTCTTGAAATGCAAGCAGGTTACGACCATAGCTACTTTTTTATAAGTACTTTTATTGATCAACACTTATTATTTCATAGTCAGTTTTTGACTGCGTAG
- a CDS encoding lipoprotein-releasing ABC transporter permease subunit: MFQPVSLFIGLRYSRSSKGNAFISFISFFSIAGIAIGLMALFTVSSVMNGFENSLKTNMLGLIPHVEVQADKHTSAQMSALKADLERSEYVDHVSLYRHGEAILQTNKDLHGVLLQGLYDNNDSLYKITDKVVQGNWQNVLSENYNIAISRYLSRKLGVGMGEKLRVIMPNASTYTPLGRVPSQRLFKIAAIYETGSEIDMGLAFTSGASLQRVLKLSKNTAPNLSISLYEPFELAQFKQDSQFILNNFAVTDWRSSQGTLFAAVAMEKRIMSMLLGLIVLVAVFNIVSALTMMVSEKQGEVAILQTLGLTPSQVQKVFMVQGLYNGVIGTVIGSFLGVVFSLYINELLAAVGLNLLAGVELPVKFDVLSLVVIAIASIAMSFLATLYPARKAAKVKPAEVLRYE, translated from the coding sequence ATGTTTCAACCGGTTAGCTTATTTATAGGGCTCAGATATAGCCGCTCCTCAAAAGGGAATGCGTTTATATCGTTTATTTCGTTTTTTTCTATTGCCGGAATTGCCATAGGCTTAATGGCCTTATTTACTGTAAGTAGCGTAATGAATGGCTTTGAAAATAGCCTAAAAACAAATATGTTAGGGCTTATTCCGCACGTAGAAGTGCAAGCAGATAAACACACCAGTGCACAAATGAGTGCGCTAAAAGCTGACTTAGAACGCTCTGAATATGTTGATCACGTAAGCCTTTACCGCCACGGCGAAGCCATTTTACAAACTAATAAAGACCTTCATGGTGTATTGCTTCAAGGCTTATACGATAATAACGACTCCCTTTACAAAATTACCGATAAAGTAGTGCAAGGTAATTGGCAAAACGTATTAAGTGAAAATTACAATATTGCTATTAGCCGCTACTTAAGCCGTAAGTTAGGAGTAGGTATGGGGGAAAAGCTACGTGTTATTATGCCCAACGCTTCTACCTATACTCCACTTGGGCGTGTGCCTAGCCAACGTTTATTTAAAATAGCAGCAATATACGAAACCGGCTCCGAGATAGATATGGGCCTGGCGTTTACCAGTGGTGCCTCATTACAGCGGGTTTTAAAACTTAGTAAAAATACGGCGCCTAACTTAAGCATCTCTTTATATGAACCTTTTGAACTTGCACAATTTAAACAAGACAGCCAATTTATTCTAAATAACTTTGCCGTCACTGATTGGCGTAGCAGCCAAGGTACTTTATTTGCTGCAGTGGCAATGGAAAAACGAATTATGTCTATGTTGCTTGGGCTTATTGTACTGGTGGCTGTGTTTAATATTGTTTCTGCGCTCACTATGATGGTAAGTGAAAAGCAAGGCGAAGTTGCGATATTACAAACACTCGGCTTAACACCTTCACAAGTACAAAAAGTATTTATGGTACAAGGACTTTATAACGGTGTAATTGGCACCGTTATAGGATCGTTCTTAGGTGTGGTATTTAGTTTATATATTAATGAGTTACTTGCTGCTGTGGGGCTAAACCTACTGGCGGGAGTAGAGCTTCCGGTTAAATTTGATGTGTTAAGCCTTGTTGTTATTGCTATTGCTAGCATTGCCATGAGCTTTTTAGCCACTTTATATCCTGCGCGTAAAGCCGCAAAAGTAAAACCAGCAGAGGTATTACGTTATGAATGA
- a CDS encoding lipoprotein-releasing ABC transporter permease subunit encodes MLLSVFLSERFRAYSGHKDEKNAFVSFIAKASTVGILLGVAVLIVALSVINGFEQQLVHRLLSVVPQVEYVAPSRPIANWPEKVEQLQQQPRVSGAAPFIAVNGMAQFKSQLKAVEIRGVEPNYESNVSAINQFTQGTLVSQLKLDDVILGQQIVKQLDATIGDNVTLLIPKISEQGKSLLAPKRVTLTLAGVIEMGGPIDSSAAFIHLNKAQSVLGYDNSQVTGLRLSVDDVFEAHQIAMRVGQTISDYVYVSSWFRTQGSLHQDIQMVRTIVYIVVFLIIAVASFNIVSSLVMEVREKQGNIAILKTMGAKDSTILATFVMQGLTQAFVGVLLGTLIGVVLALNISELFTWGSHLFGANPLEGVYFIEFLPSKLVLSDIGITVIVTFLLAVLATIYPAWQATRVDPAKVLGN; translated from the coding sequence ATGTTGCTTAGTGTATTTTTAAGTGAACGCTTTAGAGCATATTCAGGCCATAAAGACGAAAAAAATGCTTTTGTAAGCTTTATTGCCAAAGCCTCTACTGTTGGCATTTTACTTGGTGTTGCGGTTTTAATCGTTGCACTGTCGGTAATAAATGGCTTTGAGCAACAGTTAGTACACCGGCTATTGAGTGTGGTACCGCAAGTTGAATACGTAGCGCCAAGCAGGCCAATCGCAAATTGGCCAGAAAAAGTAGAGCAATTACAACAGCAACCTCGCGTTAGCGGCGCAGCGCCGTTTATAGCGGTTAATGGTATGGCGCAGTTTAAAAGCCAGCTTAAAGCGGTAGAAATAAGAGGTGTAGAGCCAAATTACGAGAGCAACGTATCTGCAATTAACCAATTTACACAAGGTACTCTCGTTAGCCAGCTTAAATTAGACGATGTTATTTTAGGTCAGCAAATAGTAAAGCAACTCGACGCTACTATTGGCGATAACGTTACGTTGCTCATTCCTAAAATTAGTGAGCAAGGTAAGTCGTTATTGGCCCCTAAACGCGTAACGCTAACACTTGCGGGTGTAATCGAAATGGGAGGACCAATAGATAGCTCCGCTGCGTTTATTCATTTAAATAAAGCACAAAGCGTTTTAGGTTACGATAATAGCCAAGTAACGGGGCTTAGATTAAGTGTTGATGACGTATTTGAGGCGCATCAAATTGCAATGCGAGTTGGTCAAACCATTAGTGATTATGTGTATGTGTCTAGCTGGTTTAGAACCCAAGGCAGCTTGCATCAAGATATACAAATGGTACGTACCATTGTTTATATAGTTGTATTTTTAATTATAGCGGTAGCCAGTTTTAATATTGTGTCCTCCTTGGTAATGGAAGTACGCGAAAAGCAAGGCAACATAGCTATTTTAAAAACAATGGGCGCTAAAGACAGTACTATTTTAGCCACATTTGTTATGCAAGGTTTAACGCAAGCTTTTGTTGGGGTACTACTTGGCACATTAATAGGGGTTGTACTTGCGCTTAATATAAGTGAGCTTTTTACTTGGGGGAGTCATTTATTTGGTGCCAACCCACTCGAAGGCGTTTATTTTATTGAGTTTTTACCCAGCAAATTGGTGCTTAGTGATATAGGTATAACAGTTATAGTTACTTTTTTACTTGCTGTGCTCGCCACTATTTATCCTGCGTGGCAAGCAACTCGAGTAGACCCGGCAAAGGTGCTTGGTAATTAA
- a CDS encoding MgtC/SapB family protein, whose amino-acid sequence MEIDLQWNEIIDNLIHLGIAYLLALPMAYDRERSHDGAGLRTFPLVAVASCGYALIAMSVLDGAEAQSKMLQGIITGIGFIGGGAILKNNKSTSGTATAASIWNMGLIGIAVAYSRYEIAILLAVINFITLRYVKKFK is encoded by the coding sequence ATGGAAATTGATTTACAGTGGAACGAAATCATCGATAATTTAATTCACCTTGGCATAGCCTACTTGCTTGCTCTTCCTATGGCTTACGATAGAGAACGCAGCCACGATGGTGCAGGATTAAGAACTTTTCCATTAGTTGCCGTAGCATCGTGTGGTTATGCGCTAATAGCGATGTCAGTGCTAGATGGTGCTGAGGCGCAATCTAAAATGCTGCAAGGCATAATTACTGGTATTGGTTTTATAGGCGGTGGTGCAATTTTAAAAAATAATAAATCAACATCAGGCACTGCAACCGCAGCAAGTATTTGGAATATGGGTTTAATTGGCATTGCTGTAGCGTATAGCCGTTATGAAATAGCGATATTGCTCGCTGTTATTAATTTTATAACACTCAGGTACGTTAAAAAGTTTAAATAG
- a CDS encoding BCCT family transporter — MHLTTSKLEQTALLLCISLSVIAFLFPELLTANLQPVINDLLGLLGAPFFILVNLLLFAVIAIAISPIGQRKMGGEHAQIEFSLFGWLSMLFAAGMGSGLIFWGVAEPALHSVNSVLKQSLYANTQTSGLALTLVNWGAHAWALYAVFGLVLGGLSTKSGKAGDITAPVINSTKGVINRGWQLKLSFSIKLIAIFAIFFGVVGTIANSTLLLRKGLELKLGVESVLLSGFIIISLIVILYTVSAKLGLKKGVQALSKFNVFLAFGLIIWLLFYVPAKPIIDIAIGGTWDYIQLITTGTWQLESVLKNPEWANGWTYNYYFWWLAWGPFVGVFLAKISQGRPVWQYIIGVVFVPTFVTIIWFSVFSGSAIAWDQTHNVGILAAIKADYTQGVFVFFEQLGWQGSILIWSSLLLLLIFVATSADSAILVIKELSSSNKNMHTNDTVSLYGWSFALGLCAFVLLVQNNEPLNRSVAIIGALPFLVIFILQLVGFIKEFISEFKH; from the coding sequence TTGCACTTAACAACTTCCAAGCTTGAACAAACAGCCTTATTACTTTGCATTAGCCTATCGGTTATCGCTTTTTTATTTCCTGAATTACTAACAGCAAACTTACAGCCAGTTATTAATGATTTATTAGGCTTGTTAGGAGCACCATTTTTTATTTTGGTAAATCTTTTATTATTTGCGGTAATTGCCATTGCGATTAGCCCAATTGGGCAACGTAAAATGGGTGGAGAACATGCCCAAATTGAATTTAGCCTGTTTGGCTGGCTTTCTATGCTTTTTGCTGCGGGTATGGGGTCTGGGTTAATTTTTTGGGGCGTAGCTGAGCCTGCACTTCATTCAGTTAATTCTGTACTAAAACAAAGTTTATATGCAAACACTCAAACGAGTGGCTTGGCGCTTACACTTGTAAATTGGGGAGCACATGCTTGGGCGCTGTACGCGGTGTTTGGTTTAGTGTTAGGAGGGCTTAGTACTAAAAGTGGTAAAGCCGGCGATATAACCGCGCCCGTTATTAATTCAACCAAAGGGGTTATTAATAGAGGTTGGCAATTAAAGTTGAGCTTTAGTATTAAACTTATAGCCATATTTGCAATATTTTTTGGTGTTGTAGGGACTATTGCAAACTCCACGTTATTGCTTCGTAAAGGGTTGGAGCTAAAGCTTGGCGTTGAGTCGGTATTGCTTTCGGGTTTTATTATAATTAGTTTAATCGTGATTTTATATACGGTTTCGGCAAAGCTTGGCCTTAAAAAGGGTGTGCAAGCGCTGAGCAAGTTTAATGTGTTTTTAGCTTTTGGGCTGATTATATGGTTATTGTTTTATGTACCAGCAAAACCAATTATTGATATAGCAATAGGGGGAACTTGGGATTACATTCAACTTATTACTACTGGTACTTGGCAATTAGAAAGCGTACTTAAAAACCCTGAGTGGGCAAATGGTTGGACCTATAATTATTATTTTTGGTGGTTAGCTTGGGGGCCATTTGTGGGTGTGTTTTTAGCTAAAATAAGCCAAGGTAGGCCTGTATGGCAATACATTATAGGCGTAGTCTTTGTGCCTACTTTTGTAACCATAATATGGTTTAGTGTTTTTTCGGGGTCGGCTATAGCGTGGGACCAAACGCATAATGTAGGTATTTTAGCGGCCATTAAAGCCGATTATACCCAAGGGGTATTTGTATTTTTTGAGCAGTTAGGCTGGCAAGGAAGTATTTTAATTTGGTCAAGCTTGCTGCTTTTGCTGATTTTTGTAGCAACATCGGCAGACTCAGCAATCCTTGTAATAAAGGAATTAAGTTCGTCAAATAAAAACATGCATACTAATGACACCGTAAGTTTATATGGTTGGTCTTTTGCTTTAGGTTTATGCGCCTTTGTATTACTTGTTCAAAATAACGAGCCACTCAATAGAAGCGTTGCCATTATTGGTGCGCTTCCGTTTTTGGTTATTTTTATTTTACAGCTGGTGGGTTTTATTAAAGAGTTTATAAGTGAATTTAAGCACTAG
- a CDS encoding LysR family transcriptional regulator has product MARWDGIDEFIAVGEEGSFTAAANLLGLSVAHISRHVTALEQRLNTQLLTRTTRKVVLTKEGDAFLHQIKQLQHAMDDATQSLATQQTTPKGKIKLTAPVMYGESFIMPIVHNFMHDHPDVEVIATLSNEQENLLEGGYDLAIRLGHLKDSSHKARRLSSRRFIMCASPEYLSRLGQPHTLGELSQHQCLIGNSSYWRVNENGRDKHIKIAGRLRCNSGWALVDGAKKGLGIVQLPNYYIENELRTGDLIPILTSYQSDQEGVWGVYPPRQFVATNVRVLLDYLVTGLK; this is encoded by the coding sequence ATGGCGCGCTGGGACGGGATTGACGAATTTATAGCGGTAGGCGAAGAGGGTAGTTTTACCGCAGCTGCTAACTTACTGGGTTTATCGGTTGCGCATATTAGCCGCCATGTAACCGCGCTTGAGCAGCGCTTGAACACTCAGTTACTTACTCGTACTACACGCAAAGTTGTACTTACTAAAGAAGGCGACGCCTTCTTACATCAAATAAAACAACTGCAACACGCCATGGACGATGCAACACAAAGCTTAGCTACGCAGCAAACAACGCCAAAAGGTAAAATAAAACTTACTGCGCCGGTTATGTACGGCGAAAGCTTTATAATGCCAATAGTGCATAACTTTATGCACGACCACCCCGATGTTGAAGTTATTGCAACACTTTCTAACGAGCAAGAAAACCTACTCGAAGGCGGTTACGATTTAGCAATACGTCTTGGGCACCTAAAAGATTCAAGCCATAAAGCGCGACGTTTAAGCTCAAGGCGGTTTATTATGTGTGCATCTCCAGAATATTTATCTCGTTTAGGGCAGCCTCATACGCTGGGCGAACTTAGCCAACATCAGTGTTTAATTGGTAATAGTAGTTATTGGCGAGTAAACGAAAATGGGCGTGACAAACACATAAAAATAGCAGGGCGGTTGCGCTGTAATAGTGGTTGGGCATTAGTTGACGGAGCTAAAAAAGGCTTGGGTATAGTGCAGCTTCCTAACTACTACATAGAAAACGAATTACGGACGGGGGATCTTATACCTATTTTAACGTCGTATCAGAGCGATCAAGAAGGGGTTTGGGGGGTATATCCGCCTCGCCAGTTTGTGGCAACCAATGTACGTGTGCTGCTAGATTACTTAGTTACGGGGTTAAAATAA
- a CDS encoding DUF1624 domain-containing protein yields the protein MSTLPATPRLHHIDLLRGIIIIFMVIDHGMYYCLNYSVTDPMTIPGTDPLTFFTRFVSHFCAPLFVFLAGLSAAITEHKYTSSRAFSHNLIVRGLVLILFEFTIVSWSWSFNPLFPMLYAQVIWAIGWGFVMLGLLRLIGLHAVFIVGLLLVFGHNMFDGVSFEPNTLANTLWSIAHQKNVLELPFGLKMRTTYPVTPIVGLMALAYCAGVYYKAKEYSTKAINHAALLGISCLALYAVLRGFNLYGDTSIFTVHSNTADTVMSFLNPTKYPLSLQFMLLTVGLGLIALKLLSHFKVDFSRGFLQVLGKTSMFSYLVHLYLLHAIAWLLIPVLGLNFSDMTYGETLVGLPTGYGMSYIATLTFIAVVIGLTTLLAKRYITWKRNNKHSLISKYI from the coding sequence ATGTCGACCTTACCCGCAACGCCTCGACTGCATCACATTGATTTACTTAGAGGTATTATTATAATATTTATGGTTATAGACCATGGCATGTATTACTGCCTAAATTATTCAGTAACCGATCCGATGACTATTCCGGGGACTGATCCCCTAACCTTTTTCACCCGTTTTGTTTCGCACTTTTGTGCGCCTCTTTTTGTATTTTTAGCGGGGCTGTCTGCGGCTATAACCGAGCATAAATACACCTCTAGCAGAGCATTTTCACACAACTTGATTGTCCGCGGTTTAGTACTTATTTTGTTTGAATTTACCATCGTTTCATGGTCGTGGAGCTTTAACCCGTTATTTCCTATGTTATACGCACAAGTTATTTGGGCTATAGGTTGGGGCTTTGTAATGCTGGGGCTGCTTCGTTTAATTGGCTTACATGCTGTATTTATAGTGGGCCTACTATTAGTCTTTGGCCACAATATGTTTGATGGTGTAAGTTTTGAGCCTAATACTCTAGCAAATACGCTTTGGTCTATCGCTCATCAAAAAAATGTACTCGAACTGCCTTTCGGTTTAAAAATGAGAACAACCTACCCAGTAACGCCTATTGTAGGCTTAATGGCACTGGCTTATTGCGCCGGTGTTTACTACAAAGCGAAAGAATACAGTACAAAAGCAATAAACCATGCAGCTTTACTGGGTATAAGTTGCTTAGCTTTATATGCAGTGCTACGCGGTTTTAATTTATACGGTGATACTTCAATATTTACAGTTCATAGTAATACTGCTGATACAGTTATGTCGTTTTTAAACCCAACAAAATACCCTCTTTCCTTACAGTTTATGCTGTTAACAGTAGGTTTGGGGCTTATAGCACTTAAGCTTTTGAGCCACTTTAAAGTAGACTTTTCTCGTGGCTTTTTACAAGTACTTGGTAAAACCAGTATGTTTTCATACCTTGTACATTTGTATTTACTGCATGCAATAGCCTGGCTATTAATTCCTGTTTTAGGGCTTAACTTTAGCGATATGACCTACGGCGAAACCCTTGTGGGCTTACCAACAGGTTATGGAATGAGCTATATTGCAACACTTACATTTATAGCTGTAGTGATTGGGCTTACCACCTTACTTGCTAAGCGCTACATTACTTGGAAGCGAAATAACAAACACAGCCTAATTTCTAAATATATATAA
- the lolD gene encoding lipoprotein-releasing ABC transporter ATP-binding protein LolD: MNDLVISCENLIKIYQDGQNQVEVLKGVDLALNQGEMLAIVGSSGSGKSTLLHILGTLDTATSGSAKIKGQEVAKLSRTEQAAFRNQNLGFIYQFHHLLMEFSAAENVAMPLLIKGLSAKAAKAQALEMLDKVGLAHRSEHKPSALSGGERQRVAIARALVTKPVLVLADEPTGNLDKQNAIKIYDLINELNKSLNTSFVVVTHDLELADKLGKIAYLDDGKLAIKESQHVA, encoded by the coding sequence ATGAATGATTTAGTTATTAGCTGTGAAAATTTGATTAAAATTTACCAAGATGGTCAAAACCAAGTTGAAGTACTCAAAGGCGTTGATTTAGCCCTTAACCAAGGCGAAATGCTGGCTATTGTAGGCAGCTCTGGCTCAGGTAAAAGTACTTTACTGCATATTTTAGGCACTCTTGATACTGCAACCTCAGGTAGCGCAAAAATTAAAGGCCAAGAAGTAGCAAAGCTTTCACGCACTGAGCAAGCAGCATTTAGAAATCAAAACTTGGGTTTTATTTATCAGTTTCATCATTTATTAATGGAGTTTAGCGCAGCAGAAAACGTCGCAATGCCACTACTTATTAAAGGATTAAGTGCAAAGGCCGCAAAAGCACAAGCGCTTGAGATGCTAGATAAAGTAGGCCTTGCTCACAGAAGTGAGCATAAACCATCGGCACTTTCAGGTGGAGAGCGCCAACGTGTTGCTATAGCGCGTGCTTTGGTAACCAAACCTGTATTAGTGCTTGCAGATGAGCCAACTGGTAATTTAGATAAACAAAATGCGATTAAAATTTACGATTTAATTAATGAGCTAAATAAAAGCTTAAATACCAGCTTCGTGGTGGTTACTCACGACTTAGAGCTTGCCGATAAACTCGGTAAAATAGCATATTTAGATGATGGTAAATTAGCCATTAAAGAGTCGCAGCATGTTGCTTAG